The proteins below come from a single Corynebacterium glyciniphilum AJ 3170 genomic window:
- the lepA gene encoding translation elongation factor 4 gives MAPKQKNYARETFTDPSRIRNFCIIAHIDHGKSTLADRILQMSGVIEERDMRDQYLDNMDIERERGITIKAQNVRLPWVPKTCAHKDEELVLHLIDTPGHVDFTYEVSRALEACEGAILLVDAAQGIEAQTLANLYLAMEKDLEIIPVLNKIDLPAADPDKYALEIANIIGCEPEEVMRISAKTGEGIPDMIDKVCELVPAPQGDQDAPARALIFDSVYDIFRGVVTYIRMMDGTLEPRQKIQMMSTGATHEAQEVGIISPQPEKSKGLGVGEVGYIITGAKDVRQSKVGDTVTWAVNGATEPLTGYREPTPMVYSGLFPISANQYPELREAIEKLQLNDASLTFEPETSTALGFGFRCGFLGLLHMEITRDRLEREFDLDLISTAPSVVYRVVGEDGTEMHVQNPSDWPEGKLREIYEPMVDLTVIVPEEFLGGTMELCQSKRGQMKNMDFLSTDRVELRYRMPLGEIVFDFFDMLKSRTKGYASLNYEENGEQEADLVKVDILLQGEPVDAFSAIVHRDHALHYGNKMTKKLKELIPRQQFEVPVQAAIGAKVISRTNIRALRKDVLSKCYGGDISRKKKLLEKQKEGKKRMKSIGSVSVPQEAFVAALSTDEG, from the coding sequence ATGGCCCCCAAGCAGAAGAACTACGCCCGCGAGACGTTCACTGACCCCTCGCGGATCCGGAACTTCTGCATCATCGCGCACATCGACCACGGCAAGTCCACGCTGGCGGACCGCATCCTGCAGATGTCCGGGGTCATCGAGGAGCGCGACATGCGCGACCAGTACCTCGACAACATGGACATCGAGCGCGAGCGCGGCATCACCATCAAGGCGCAGAACGTGCGTCTGCCGTGGGTGCCGAAGACCTGCGCCCACAAGGACGAGGAGCTGGTGCTGCACCTCATCGACACCCCCGGGCACGTGGACTTCACCTACGAGGTCTCCCGCGCACTGGAGGCGTGTGAGGGTGCGATCCTGCTGGTGGACGCCGCCCAGGGAATCGAGGCGCAGACGCTGGCGAACCTGTACCTGGCGATGGAGAAGGACCTGGAGATCATCCCGGTCCTCAACAAGATCGACCTGCCGGCCGCGGACCCGGACAAGTACGCCCTGGAGATCGCGAACATCATCGGTTGCGAGCCGGAGGAGGTGATGCGCATCTCGGCGAAGACCGGCGAGGGCATCCCGGACATGATCGACAAGGTCTGCGAGCTCGTCCCCGCCCCGCAGGGCGATCAGGACGCCCCGGCCCGCGCGTTGATCTTCGACTCCGTCTACGACATCTTCCGCGGCGTGGTCACCTACATCCGCATGATGGACGGCACGCTGGAGCCGCGCCAGAAGATCCAGATGATGTCCACTGGCGCCACTCACGAGGCGCAGGAGGTCGGCATCATCTCCCCGCAGCCGGAGAAGTCCAAGGGCCTTGGTGTCGGCGAGGTGGGCTACATCATCACCGGCGCGAAGGACGTCCGCCAGTCGAAGGTGGGTGACACGGTCACCTGGGCCGTGAACGGCGCGACGGAGCCGCTGACCGGCTATCGCGAGCCCACGCCGATGGTGTACTCGGGGCTGTTCCCGATCTCGGCGAACCAGTACCCGGAGTTGCGTGAGGCGATCGAGAAGCTGCAGCTGAACGATGCGTCGCTGACGTTCGAGCCGGAGACCTCCACCGCGCTGGGCTTCGGCTTCCGTTGTGGTTTCCTGGGGCTGCTACATATGGAGATCACGCGTGACCGTTTGGAGCGCGAGTTCGACCTGGACCTGATCTCCACCGCACCGTCGGTGGTGTACCGCGTGGTGGGGGAGGACGGAACGGAGATGCATGTCCAGAACCCGTCGGACTGGCCGGAGGGCAAACTGCGGGAGATCTACGAGCCGATGGTCGATCTTACGGTGATCGTGCCGGAGGAGTTCCTCGGCGGGACGATGGAGCTGTGCCAGTCGAAGCGTGGGCAGATGAAGAACATGGACTTCTTGTCGACGGACCGGGTGGAGCTGCGCTACCGGATGCCGTTGGGTGAGATCGTCTTCGACTTCTTCGACATGCTGAAGTCCCGGACGAAGGGCTATGCATCGTTGAATTACGAGGAGAACGGCGAGCAGGAGGCAGACCTCGTGAAGGTGGACATCCTGCTGCAGGGGGAGCCAGTCGATGCGTTCAGTGCCATTGTGCACCGCGACCATGCACTGCATTACGGCAACAAGATGACGAAGAAGCTCAAGGAGCTGATTCCCCGTCAGCAGTTCGAGGTGCCGGTGCAGGCGGCGATCGGCGCGAAGGTGATTTCTCGGACGAATATTCGCGCTTTGCGTAAGGACGTCCTGAGCAAATGTTATGGCGGCGACATCTCTCGCAAGAAGAAGCTGCTGGAGAAGCAGAAGGAGGGCAAGAAGCGCATGAAGTCCATCGGGTCGGTGTCCGTCCCGCAGGAGGCGTTTGTTGCTGCGCTGAGTACTGACGAGGGATAG
- a CDS encoding type II toxin-antitoxin system PemK/MazF family toxin, with translation MNSVRNPLRRMLERYFHHRGNMDDGLAELHANLGLDQSSHTETAVRAVTVTTPTEDHARPVIYAPDMDGQADPGEVVWYHVLPNRESTPELRACVVVGRNRHTLLGMLISSNPEHAEDDNWVAIGAGLWDPRGNECWARADRIIEIPEASIQRRGVSMPERRYDRLANALRRNYGWS, from the coding sequence ATGAATTCCGTACGGAATCCCCTGCGCCGGATGCTCGAGCGCTACTTCCACCACCGCGGCAATATGGACGACGGCCTGGCCGAACTCCACGCCAATCTCGGTCTCGACCAGTCCTCCCACACCGAGACCGCCGTCCGCGCCGTCACCGTCACCACCCCCACCGAAGACCACGCCCGACCGGTCATCTACGCCCCCGACATGGACGGGCAGGCCGACCCCGGTGAGGTCGTCTGGTACCACGTCCTACCCAACCGCGAGTCCACCCCCGAACTGCGCGCCTGCGTGGTCGTCGGGCGTAACCGCCACACCCTGCTCGGCATGCTCATCAGCTCCAACCCGGAGCACGCCGAGGACGACAATTGGGTCGCCATCGGTGCTGGCCTGTGGGACCCGCGCGGCAACGAGTGCTGGGCCCGCGCCGACCGCATCATCGAGATCCCCGAGGCCTCCATCCAACGCCGCGGCGTGTCCATGCCGGAACGTCGTTACGACCGCCTCGCCAACGCCCTGCGCCGCAACTACGGCTGGTCCTGA
- a CDS encoding alpha-ketoglutarate-dependent dioxygenase AlkB family protein — translation MTDQPTLFDLHAPASDLPDGAHHRSAWLDSAQQRWILAQYAAWAKGPVPPHSPVIHGHPMSVSMLCLGWHWAPGRYTRRAVDVNNAPVLPVPDWLVELGRRAVAETTGDAALAASYTPDVALVNHYLDAAKMGMHRDADERSNAPVVSLSIGDTCRFRFGNAETRNRPYTDLWLASGDLFVFGGPARQNYHGVTKVYPNTAPYELEIHGRLNITLRQTGMKG, via the coding sequence ATGACTGACCAACCCACACTGTTCGACCTGCACGCCCCCGCCTCCGACCTACCCGACGGCGCCCACCACCGCTCCGCCTGGCTCGACAGCGCCCAACAACGCTGGATCCTCGCCCAGTACGCCGCCTGGGCCAAAGGCCCCGTCCCGCCACACTCCCCGGTGATCCACGGGCACCCGATGAGCGTCTCCATGCTCTGCCTCGGGTGGCACTGGGCGCCCGGCCGCTACACCCGGCGCGCCGTCGACGTTAACAACGCCCCCGTCCTGCCCGTTCCGGATTGGCTGGTAGAGCTGGGGCGTCGCGCGGTGGCGGAGACCACCGGCGACGCTGCCCTTGCCGCGTCCTACACCCCGGACGTCGCCCTGGTGAACCACTACCTTGACGCGGCGAAGATGGGCATGCACCGCGACGCCGACGAACGCTCCAATGCCCCGGTGGTCTCCCTGTCCATCGGTGACACCTGCCGGTTCCGCTTCGGCAACGCCGAAACCCGCAACCGCCCCTACACCGACCTGTGGTTGGCCTCCGGCGACCTGTTCGTCTTCGGCGGGCCCGCCCGGCAGAACTACCACGGCGTGACGAAGGTGTACCCCAACACCGCCCCCTACGAGCTGGAGATCCACGGCCGGTTGAACATCACGCTGCGTCAGACGGGGATGAAGGGATGA
- a CDS encoding DNA-3-methyladenine glycosylase I: MSALVTGPDGLARPAWAESSGLLRGYYDTEWGVPVTDERGMFERISLEAFQSGLSWATILRKRPAFRAAFRGFDPDVVADFGEAEYDTLMQDAGIVRNARKIRATITNAQATVALRGRYGSGTGLAEFVWSFRPERTPLPERIEDVPTTSPESVALSKALKKEGFVFVGPTTMFALMEAAGLVDTHLTGSHRRGCSGLWDAEGESAGDPW; encoded by the coding sequence ATGAGCGCCCTGGTGACCGGACCGGACGGGTTGGCGCGTCCTGCGTGGGCGGAGTCGTCCGGACTGCTGCGCGGGTACTACGACACCGAGTGGGGCGTACCGGTCACCGACGAGCGTGGGATGTTCGAACGCATCAGCCTGGAGGCGTTCCAGTCCGGGTTGAGCTGGGCGACGATCCTGCGCAAACGTCCCGCCTTCCGCGCCGCCTTCCGCGGGTTCGACCCGGACGTGGTCGCCGACTTCGGTGAGGCGGAGTACGACACACTGATGCAGGACGCTGGCATCGTGCGCAACGCCCGCAAGATCCGGGCGACGATCACCAATGCGCAGGCCACCGTCGCGCTGCGGGGACGTTACGGCTCGGGCACCGGGTTGGCCGAGTTCGTGTGGTCCTTTCGTCCGGAGCGCACGCCGCTCCCTGAGCGCATCGAGGACGTCCCGACCACCTCACCGGAGTCTGTCGCACTGTCGAAAGCGCTGAAGAAGGAAGGGTTCGTCTTCGTCGGCCCGACAACGATGTTCGCCCTCATGGAGGCCGCCGGTCTGGTCGACACGCACCTGACCGGCTCGCACCGGCGCGGATGCTCCGGACTGTGGGACGCCGAGGGCGAAAGTGCCGGAGATCCCTGGTAG
- the rpsT gene encoding 30S ribosomal protein S20: protein MANIKQQKKRVLTNEAARKRNQAVRSRLRTETRKFEAAVAAGDKDAATAQLRITNRLYDKAATKGVIHKNNAANKKSGLAAQLNKLEG from the coding sequence ATGGCTAACATCAAGCAGCAGAAGAAGCGCGTCCTCACCAACGAGGCCGCCCGCAAGCGCAACCAGGCTGTCCGCTCCCGCCTGCGCACCGAGACCCGCAAGTTCGAGGCTGCCGTCGCCGCCGGCGACAAGGATGCCGCTACCGCACAGCTGCGCATCACCAACCGCCTGTACGACAAGGCTGCCACCAAGGGTGTCATCCACAAGAACAACGCGGCCAACAAGAAGTCCGGCCTGGCTGCTCAGCTGAACAAGCTCGAGGGCTAA
- a CDS encoding alpha/beta hydrolase, translating to MSEGNADPVQNWAELSLPEGDHDEDTLPLVVLLRGGALNERANGADDVRDIARSLTARGMAVYNVEYRDRDSENGGWPETYTDAADGLDHIPEVDEQGPEIITEGATVVGHSSGAQLATWAATRDNLDPDEVGADPTFTPSRVVSLAGPPDLEWDVRNGADNTYEVLGGTAELVLLDGGDHVSFLRKGTPDFERLIDIVVDAAG from the coding sequence GTGAGCGAGGGCAACGCCGACCCGGTGCAGAACTGGGCCGAGCTGTCCCTGCCCGAGGGCGACCATGATGAGGATACCCTGCCCCTGGTCGTCCTGCTGCGCGGCGGGGCGTTGAATGAGCGGGCCAACGGTGCCGATGACGTCCGCGACATCGCCCGCAGCCTCACCGCACGCGGCATGGCCGTCTACAACGTGGAGTACCGCGACCGTGACAGCGAAAATGGCGGCTGGCCGGAGACCTACACCGATGCCGCCGATGGCCTCGACCACATCCCCGAGGTGGATGAACAGGGCCCGGAGATCATCACCGAGGGTGCCACCGTGGTGGGCCACAGCTCCGGTGCACAACTCGCCACGTGGGCGGCGACCCGCGACAACCTTGACCCGGACGAGGTCGGCGCCGACCCGACGTTCACCCCATCCCGCGTGGTATCGCTGGCCGGGCCACCCGACCTCGAGTGGGACGTGAGGAATGGCGCCGACAACACCTACGAGGTGCTGGGCGGCACCGCCGAGCTGGTGCTTCTCGACGGCGGCGATCATGTGTCGTTCCTCAGGAAGGGAACCCCTGATTTCGAGCGCCTCATCGACATCGTTGTCGACGCGGCCGGGTAG
- a CDS encoding ABC transporter substrate-binding protein: MSLNRRSIVGAIAVSLALVLAGCSSDDSDGSSDATGAASGASDSGEMRTVTDYEDNEVEIVDTPETVVPLHFAGVQALLDLGLTPAAMPSNWERGLLTDEQYEKVKDLPEIGGGGGVDVEQIAQLDPDLILVPNMIEADVVDQLREVAPSYIYMHGGEDRGDWDGRVGQIADALNRTDEAEEKARELEERQAELAEKHADIVSDIRVSMFGAWDAGEFSANGSGSMIGKIITPVGVQFADGVEDATRDADGYEQTLSTERIGSTFGDSDVIFYSVLLDGSVDGDTDGIMEMDAFKALDAARDDHVFGLGKSTIAGYTDANYALDSLDEVLTQLAGED, encoded by the coding sequence ATGTCCCTCAACCGTCGTTCCATAGTCGGCGCCATCGCGGTGTCCCTCGCACTCGTGTTGGCAGGTTGCTCCTCCGACGATTCGGACGGATCGTCCGACGCAACCGGGGCCGCGTCCGGCGCGTCCGATTCCGGTGAGATGCGCACCGTCACCGACTACGAGGACAACGAGGTCGAGATTGTCGACACCCCGGAGACCGTCGTCCCGCTGCACTTCGCCGGCGTGCAGGCGCTCCTGGACCTCGGGCTGACCCCTGCCGCGATGCCCAGCAACTGGGAACGTGGCCTTCTGACCGACGAACAGTACGAGAAGGTCAAGGACCTGCCCGAGATCGGTGGTGGTGGAGGCGTGGACGTCGAGCAGATCGCCCAGCTCGATCCGGATCTCATTCTCGTGCCCAACATGATCGAGGCGGACGTCGTCGACCAGCTCCGCGAGGTCGCACCGTCCTACATCTACATGCATGGCGGCGAGGACCGCGGCGACTGGGACGGACGCGTCGGTCAGATCGCCGATGCACTCAACCGCACCGACGAGGCCGAGGAGAAAGCCCGGGAACTCGAGGAGCGGCAGGCCGAACTCGCCGAGAAGCACGCCGACATCGTGTCCGACATCCGTGTCTCGATGTTCGGTGCGTGGGACGCCGGCGAGTTCAGCGCCAACGGCTCCGGCAGCATGATCGGCAAGATCATCACCCCGGTGGGCGTGCAGTTCGCCGACGGGGTGGAGGACGCCACCCGCGACGCCGACGGTTACGAGCAGACCCTGTCCACCGAGCGGATCGGCAGCACCTTCGGGGATTCGGACGTCATCTTCTACAGCGTCCTGCTGGACGGATCCGTGGACGGGGACACCGACGGAATCATGGAGATGGACGCGTTCAAGGCGCTGGACGCCGCCCGGGACGACCACGTCTTCGGCCTGGGCAAGTCGACGATCGCCGGCTACACGGACGCCAACTATGCTCTCGACAGCCTCGACGAGGTGCTCACCCAGCTCGCCGGGGAGGATTAA
- a CDS encoding PD-(D/E)XK nuclease family protein has product MNITFGWGYDGARWTTPDSPATVGSVVVGPTRLIDLLSTRLACTAPEADQPLRIAAVRAALSSLVPARADDDPFARSFRADPWSLSRTVLAWRDELVAAGWDGVKARDASPRIALIAEVDALARVHPEWMPGAADLTGQVAATLTDLASSGATWPVGIGTLTVDNAFADLPPIWRSILDNLAALGVQVVEAAAPGPVQDLRIVTTDTEWDAASTTVRLLADTLLTHQEPVSVVASSATDVLDRELARRGLPQVGVRDRSTERAFAQIVPVFLAAVSSPPDVHAIGTLLEHTVTTTRTDDGTLVPVRLVPAKLRTELIRALSNQPGVGGPLWNDAITTTIAHYEGKDEPEAHKASLARDLDQLIRVDPLTEQDDSDAPGYDTARVADHLEWLADRLTTLAGNTDQDLKGMAQGTKAAAGIIAGLDGTTVSSHELTSITTDCTASAATSATSGSGAAASERQDVVASPSALGVGTSPVLWWLPVDDQSAPPQTFRPTEIAALRDAGIELPDREALSSLVLDSHLRAIRRRRSVTAVLPAEVNGETAAPHPVLTFLTNDVQGKDAAADGVDVPAAELIPASTHTPAPTDPLRPDPVERSIDPGEHLVPDYLSYSQWTSLLAHPLEWVLERQLGIAAAGLTSLPDGNQMIGTYLHAVVESIVERHLTDQDDPGTVTPTEDEVRRELEELMPQYASELLLPGHGRERGTVLVTGLASIMGLFTTLNATGIRISGAEAKYRTAIPNSRGAGGQPVQLGGYRDLDVILADGRDGVIDLKYTNSKKKYRELVEEGAALQLAVYAYSVAEDTTKLTNTPVAYYMLKHDRMDTSFPDFGSPEILEVSPGDIGSRTADDLWFRAVSGINRIFDDLRDGRIADVGNILAQGSWDELAKELRKEAKKKSPAPDDRISESPYSPEQVARYNDLIDIAVHRDFLPTDITKYHSFGLLTGLTGDYLDQ; this is encoded by the coding sequence ATGAACATCACCTTCGGCTGGGGTTACGACGGTGCCAGGTGGACCACACCCGACTCTCCCGCCACGGTGGGCTCGGTGGTTGTTGGCCCCACCCGGCTCATTGATCTGCTGTCCACCCGACTGGCCTGCACCGCACCGGAGGCCGATCAGCCGTTACGCATCGCCGCTGTCCGTGCCGCCCTGTCGAGCCTCGTTCCCGCACGCGCCGACGATGATCCCTTCGCCCGCAGCTTCCGTGCCGACCCGTGGTCATTGTCGCGGACCGTCCTGGCCTGGCGTGATGAGCTCGTCGCTGCCGGGTGGGACGGTGTGAAGGCCCGGGATGCCTCCCCGCGGATCGCGCTCATTGCCGAAGTCGATGCCCTGGCACGTGTTCATCCGGAATGGATGCCGGGTGCTGCCGACCTCACCGGGCAGGTTGCCGCCACCCTCACGGACCTCGCGAGCTCCGGTGCCACATGGCCCGTGGGCATCGGCACGTTGACCGTGGACAACGCTTTCGCCGACCTCCCCCCGATCTGGCGGTCCATCCTGGACAACCTCGCCGCCCTCGGCGTGCAGGTCGTCGAAGCTGCGGCACCCGGGCCCGTGCAGGATCTGCGAATTGTCACCACGGACACGGAATGGGACGCAGCCTCCACCACTGTCCGCCTGCTGGCGGACACGCTACTCACCCACCAAGAACCGGTGAGTGTCGTGGCATCCTCGGCGACCGACGTGCTCGACCGCGAACTCGCCCGGCGCGGCCTCCCCCAGGTCGGTGTGCGTGACCGCTCCACGGAACGGGCTTTCGCCCAGATCGTCCCGGTGTTCCTCGCGGCGGTGTCCTCACCGCCGGACGTGCACGCCATCGGCACCCTGCTGGAACACACGGTGACCACCACCCGCACAGACGACGGGACACTCGTCCCGGTGCGCCTGGTCCCCGCGAAACTCCGCACCGAGCTCATCCGTGCGCTCAGCAATCAGCCGGGCGTAGGCGGACCCCTGTGGAACGACGCCATCACCACCACCATCGCCCACTACGAGGGCAAGGACGAGCCCGAAGCCCACAAGGCCTCTTTGGCGCGGGACCTCGACCAACTCATCCGCGTCGATCCGCTGACGGAGCAGGACGACTCGGACGCCCCCGGCTACGACACCGCCCGGGTCGCCGACCACCTGGAATGGTTGGCCGACAGGCTGACCACACTCGCGGGGAACACCGACCAGGACCTCAAGGGCATGGCCCAGGGGACGAAAGCCGCCGCCGGCATCATCGCCGGGCTCGACGGCACCACCGTGTCCTCGCACGAGCTGACCAGCATCACCACGGACTGCACCGCCTCCGCCGCGACCTCGGCGACCAGTGGTTCCGGGGCCGCGGCATCGGAACGCCAGGACGTGGTCGCTTCCCCGTCCGCGCTGGGTGTCGGCACCTCCCCGGTGCTGTGGTGGCTCCCCGTCGACGACCAGTCCGCTCCCCCGCAGACCTTCCGACCCACCGAGATCGCGGCACTGCGCGATGCCGGAATTGAACTCCCCGACCGGGAAGCACTGTCGAGCCTGGTGCTGGACTCGCACCTGCGCGCGATCCGACGCCGTCGCTCGGTCACGGCCGTCCTCCCCGCGGAGGTGAACGGGGAGACGGCCGCACCGCATCCCGTCCTGACCTTCCTCACCAATGATGTTCAGGGCAAAGATGCCGCAGCCGACGGTGTCGATGTGCCGGCCGCCGAGCTCATCCCGGCATCCACCCACACACCCGCACCCACCGACCCGCTGCGTCCTGACCCCGTGGAGCGCAGCATTGATCCGGGTGAGCACCTGGTCCCGGACTACCTCAGCTACTCACAGTGGACATCGTTACTGGCACACCCGCTGGAATGGGTCCTGGAGCGTCAACTCGGCATTGCCGCGGCCGGGCTGACCTCCCTGCCGGACGGTAACCAGATGATCGGCACCTACCTCCACGCCGTGGTCGAGTCCATCGTGGAACGCCATCTCACCGATCAGGACGACCCGGGTACGGTCACCCCCACCGAGGATGAGGTACGCAGGGAACTCGAAGAACTGATGCCGCAGTATGCCTCCGAACTGCTACTTCCCGGGCACGGACGCGAACGTGGCACCGTCCTGGTCACCGGGCTGGCCTCGATTATGGGCCTGTTTACCACGCTGAATGCAACCGGTATCCGCATTTCCGGGGCCGAGGCGAAATACCGCACCGCCATCCCGAACAGCCGGGGGGCAGGTGGGCAGCCCGTCCAGCTCGGCGGCTACCGCGACCTGGACGTCATCCTGGCCGACGGGCGGGACGGGGTCATCGACCTGAAGTACACCAACTCGAAGAAGAAGTACCGGGAGTTGGTGGAGGAGGGCGCCGCGCTGCAGCTTGCCGTCTACGCCTACTCGGTGGCCGAAGACACCACGAAACTCACCAACACCCCCGTGGCCTACTACATGCTGAAACACGACCGGATGGATACCTCCTTCCCCGACTTCGGATCCCCGGAGATCCTGGAGGTCAGCCCCGGAGACATCGGTTCTCGCACCGCCGACGACCTGTGGTTCCGTGCGGTCTCCGGCATCAACCGGATCTTCGACGACCTGCGGGACGGACGAATCGCCGACGTCGGCAACATCCTCGCCCAGGGCAGCTGGGATGAGCTGGCCAAGGAACTACGGAAGGAGGCGAAGAAAAAGTCACCCGCCCCGGACGACCGCATCTCCGAATCGCCGTACAGCCCGGAGCAGGTCGCCCGCTACAACGACTTGATCGACATCGCCGTGCACCGGGATTTCCTGCCCACCGATATCACGAAGTACCACAGCTTCGGCCTGCTGACGGGCCTGACGGGAGACTACCTTGACCAGTAA